A window of Mustela erminea isolate mMusErm1 chromosome 19, mMusErm1.Pri, whole genome shotgun sequence genomic DNA:
TCTGgggggtgaccttgggcagtgcACGAGTCCCCTTGGCCTAACCCCTCTGCAAGGCTCCTGCATCCCCCCCCATCTTGATATCAGACCCTAAGTTGTGGCTTCTTCCTGGGCCAGAGCTCCTGGTTTCCTCTGGGCTGCATGTACTTTCAGGGTGAAGACGCCCCACTCTCTAAGTACTTACTGGGCACACGTCCTAGTGGTTTATGTTTTCCCGCATCTGTGTCACCATCGCATCTGATCAGTATCTCCTTCGTGTGCACAGACAGCTCTCCTACAGCTGAGGTCCCCTTTCACTCTCCTGGCCCTCTCTGGGGTGATGCCTTCTGCCCCCATACATCTAATTCTTTGGGTTGGGTTGTCCCCCGTGTTTGAACGACTGCTGTGGAATAAATTTGGTGGTGTACAGCCCTCTTCTGCTTGGGACCCAGCCCTGACAAACGACGGGTGTGTTTAGCTTTTCCTGATTTTAGGCCCTTCCCATCTCCCCTTGCTCCCACTCCATCTCCTACAGTTACTAAACACAGACAGCGTCTGGCTCTTTTTCCCGCAAAGTTTTCATCTTCTGAGCTGTCTGAGGGGTCACTTCTCTGGTGTTAGGATTCTAGTCACCTGTGTGCCCTACCCCACTGTGGGCCTTCCTCCCCTGCACCCAGCCGTGGGCTGCTTGGCCGCTTCCTGCTCTAAATCATCTAGAGCGTCATCTGCAAGAAGGTGTTCTACGCTCTAGGAATTTCTCACTTCCTGGGAAAAAGTACATCTGGTTCCTTGTTTCAGCAATCTTCCAGAGAACTCAGCCCCTGTGCTGGGCTGTCTGGGCAGCATAAGTAGAACTCGGCCTGATCTCTGTCATCAGATAGTAAATGCGTCTTCCCTTTACCATGCCACGTACCCTCCCATTCCCAGCCTCGTTCATATCTTGGTGTCTGGACCAGCCAGGGAGTAAACACGcgtcccttccttctctctcagcaGCGTCCGTCTCCAAGAGAGTATGAAGAGCCTGCATCTGTAGGGCAGGGAAGATGGCGGACAAGCGCAAACTCCAAGGTACTGGTCTCCTCGCCCGCTGCCTGTGTAGCCACATGCTCACTGTCCTCAGAGGTCCTCCTCGGATGCCTGCTGCCTTGGCAGGGTGCTCACAGCCTTCTCTCGTCCCTGGCCAGGTGAGATTGATCGCTGCCTCAAGAAGGTGTCCGAGGGCGTGGAGCAGTTTGAAGATATCTGGCAGAAGGTACAGGGCATGGGACCCTAAAGATCTGGGTCTCCGGGGAGGAGAGCACAGGACGAGGTTCAGGTCTGTGGGTGTAGGCCAGGGAGAGGGGTTGTGGGTCCAGGTGCTGAGGACCTAAGCAGCAGCTCTGAGATGGActgggatggggggtgggtgtCGCCAGCCCTAGGAGACAAGTTTTACCCCTGGAGTGGGCACGAGGGCCCCAAGTCCCACACTGACGCCTGGGCTCTCTTCATCCCTCAGCTCCACAATGCAGCCAACGCGAACCAGAAAGAAAAGTATGAGGCTGACCTAAAGAAGGAGATTAAGAAGCTCCAAGTGAGGGGACTAGCCTGGATTCCTGTGTCCTGAgggcggagggaggaggggctggcggCCTCCGTGCCCGGGTCTGAGGCGGTGGAACTGTCTCGCTTTTCCTCCACCTGCAGCGGCTGAGGGACCAGATCAAGACATGGGTAGCGTCCAACGAGATCAAGGACAAGAGGCAGCTCATAGACAACCGCAAGCTCATTGAGACGGTAGGAGCCCAGAGCCTGGAACCTGAGAGGTGGGAGGTGGCTGATTCCTGGGTCCCCAGAAGTCCCTAGAAGAGGAAGGTTTCTCCCTcccagggggaagggaagaggcagtGGGCTGAGATCTCTTTCCACCTGTGCTGTCCACAGCAAATGGAACGGTTCAAAGTTGTGGAGCGAGAGACCAAGACTAAAGCCTACAGCAAAGAGGGCCTGGGCCTGGCTCAGAAGGTGGACCCtgcccagaaggagaaggaggaggttgGCCAGTGGCTCACGGTGAgtcagggaagagaagaggaggggaccTCAGGGCCCCAATCCCGGGCATCCATGGGGACGGCTGGCTGACCACCTGCTTTTGCTCGCCCTCTCCCCTAGAACACCATCGACACCCTGAACATGCAGGTGGACCAGTTCGAGAGTGAAGTGGAGTCGCTGTCCGTGCAGACACGCAAGAAGAAGGGGGACAAGGATGTGAGTGGGGGACCCTGCGCCCAGGGGAAAGAGACGGGCTGGGGCGAGTCGGGGGGTTAGTGGCCACTGGGGGTGACCCATGTTGGTGAACCAGTCTTGGGTCCAGCTTCAGTAAGCAGTGGCACCCTGGAAAGGAGGAGCAGTTTGGGGTAACATGCTGGGTTCTGCCGGGGTCGCTGACGTAGCAAGAGTGGTTGGCCGCACGGGGTGGGGAGGTCTGAGGGCTGAAGCCGTGGCATCCTAGTTCTGAGAAGGCCCAGGTCCTGAGGCCACAGGGAGAGACGAGGCTCATTTGCGCTGAGAAGAGCAGTCTTGGGGCAAAGCCAGATCTAGGGGCCCCGATGCCGAAACTCTGGGGTCATAGGGTGTGGGCTCAGGGGGCTGCAGAGCACATGTACTTGTTGGCACAGGAAACATAGAGAATGGAGAGCTGGGTCCAGGATGCGGGGCGGTGGGAAATGAGCCCGGTTTGGGCGTCTGAGCCTCAAGGGGTTTGGGAAGCTGGAGCCTGAAGGAGAGATGGAATAGGTCATTGTGGAGGGAGAGGATTTAGAATTGAGGCCTTGGCCAGGGCTGGCGCCTGGAGAGCCCAGGGACTAAGCTGCTGAATGTGTATCCCACAGGGTGGGCCGCGTGAGGACAGAGATGCCGGCTCCCTGCAAAAGGGCGTCGTCACTGTTGGGGTTAGAGCAGATGGGGGTGCGATGGGCTGCAGTTTGGAGGTCTGGGCTGTTGGGCGCTGCAGGGGGCCATGGGGTAGGAGCACAAGACTTTCTGGTTTTGGGGGAGcttcctggggtgtctgggtgggagctggggatccttgaggggctggggtggggcacaGACTGACTCCATACTGCCTACGGCAGGAGGGGCCGGAGTGGAGCCTCTGGGTCTCTGCGGGGGTCGGGGACTGAGGACAGGTTCTGTGGAGGCAGGAGGGGCCTGGCCAGGCGCCCTGCAGCCCCtgagcctggccctgggctcgCCAGCAGAAGCAGGACCGGATCGAGGGCCTGAAGCGGCACATCGAGAAGCACCGCTACCACGTCCGCATGCTGGAGACCATCCTGCGCATGCTGGACAACGACTCCATCCTTGTGGATGCCATCCGCAAGATCAAGGATGACGTCGAGTACTACGTCGACTCGTCCCAGGACCCCGACTTCGAGGAGAACGAGTTCCTCTACGACGACCTGGACCTCGAGGACATTCGTGAGGCCCGGGGCTGGCCTGCGGGCATGGGGCAGTGAGGGCCCGGTTGGGGGGGTGTCCCAGCCCGtcgagcctgcctctccctgcccccacagcacAGGCGCTGGTCGCCACCTCCCCCCCCAGCCACAGTCACATGGAGGATGAGATCTTCAACCAGTCCAGCAGCACACCCACCTCCACAACCTCCAGCTCTCCCATCCCGCCCAGCCCGGCCAACTGCACCACGGTGAGGAGGTGACCCAAGGAGAACCTGAGGGAACTGAGCAAGTGGGGGCTTGGTGTCCTGGGTGCGGGCCCTGAGGATGGGTCCTGGGCGTGTGGCGCGGGCAGGGAATCGAGGGTTGGAGTCCCTAAGGAGAGCAGGCCCCGGGCTGTAGAGGCTGGCGGGGTGCTGGCTCCCCGGTGAGGCTCGGGACACAGGCCCCACAGCGGTCCCGGGGGCATCAGAGTTGGGCCTCTCTACTGGGTCCCTCGAGCTGACACCAGTTTCACTCGGCACCCCACCTCAGGAAAACTCTGAAGATGATAAGAAAAGGGGACGCTCGACGGATAGCGAAGTCAGCCAGGTAGGTGTGACCTTCCGGGGCAGGAGCATGTGCTTCAACCAGGGTGTCAAGGAGTGGCCTGCTGGGAGGGCTTGAGGGGAAGTGGGGAGGTTCTCAGGACCCGGGGTGTGCAGCGAGGGCTGGGCCGCGGGCCACCAGGCAGTGCTGGGTGGCAGGCGTGTCCCTGCTGCTTTCTGGGGGCTGGTCAGCAGCGGCCCTTCCAGTTACTTTGTGAGCCTTTCAGTGACCTTCAGAGCCACTGGCCCATTTCaggctgcttttccttctcttggacTGTTAGCTGCTTCCAGCTGATCTTCCCTTGAGGACGTAGCTGCTGTCCTGAcgtccgggggtgggggggtctcccCTGTGGGCTGCCACGGGGAGGTGTCCACGCAGGATGTGGGAAGCTGGGTGTGGACGGGAATGCGTGTGAGTAGTTTAGGTGTCAAAGTGGTGATTGAAGCTTTGAGGGTAAGGTCAAGGGGAGGGGACAGCTAGGGCAGCCGGGCACTGCAAGGATGGTGGAGCCCCGCTTGGGGCAGGGGGGCTCAGCAGACCCGCTGGCCCAGTGGGGCCtgacccttttctctcttccctgcagTCTCCAGCCAAAAATGGCTCTAAGCCTGTCCACAGCAGCCAGCACCCTCAGTCCCCGGCTATGCCGCCCAGCTACCCACCTGGCCCCCCGCCTGCTGCCTCCGCCCTGAGCACTGCCTCTGGCAACAATGGGGCCTCTACCCCAGCAGCGCCGGCGAGCGCCCTGGGCCCCAAGGCCAGCCCGGCTCCCAGCCACGGGtcaggcacccctgccccctATGCCCAGGCTGTGGCCCCGCCAGCCCCCA
This region includes:
- the CNOT3 gene encoding CCR4-NOT transcription complex subunit 3 isoform X1, with the protein product MADKRKLQGEIDRCLKKVSEGVEQFEDIWQKLHNAANANQKEKYEADLKKEIKKLQRLRDQIKTWVASNEIKDKRQLIDNRKLIETQMERFKVVERETKTKAYSKEGLGLAQKVDPAQKEKEEVGQWLTNTIDTLNMQVDQFESEVESLSVQTRKKKGDKDQKQDRIEGLKRHIEKHRYHVRMLETILRMLDNDSILVDAIRKIKDDVEYYVDSSQDPDFEENEFLYDDLDLEDIPQALVATSPPSHSHMEDEIFNQSSSTPTSTTSSSPIPPSPANCTTENSEDDKKRGRSTDSEVSQSPAKNGSKPVHSSQHPQSPAMPPSYPPGPPPAASALSTASGNNGASTPAAPASALGPKASPAPSHGSGTPAPYAQAVAPPAPSGSSSTQPRPPSVQPGGGGGGGGGGGSGSSSNSSGGGGPGKQNGATSYSSVVADSPAEVALSSSGGSSASSQALGPPSGPHNPPPSTSKEPSAAASAGAGGVAPGSGNNTGGPSLLVPLPVNPPSSPTPSFSEAKAAGALLNGPPQFSTAPEIKAPEPLSSLKSMAERAAISSGIEDPVPALHLTERDIILSSTSAPPASAQPPLQLSEVNIPLSLGVCPLGPVPLTKEQLYQQAMEEAAWHHMPHPSDSERIRQYLPRNPCPTPPYHHQMPPPHSDTVEFYQRLSTETLFFIFYYLEGTKAQYLAAKALKKQSWRFHTKYMMWFQRHEEPKTITDEFEQGTYIYFDYEKWGQRKKEGFTFEYRYLEDRDLQ
- the CNOT3 gene encoding CCR4-NOT transcription complex subunit 3 isoform X3, whose translation is MLTVLRGPPRMPAALAGCSQPSLVPGQLHNAANANQKEKYEADLKKEIKKLQRLRDQIKTWVASNEIKDKRQLIDNRKLIETQMERFKVVERETKTKAYSKEGLGLAQKVDPAQKEKEEVGQWLTNTIDTLNMQVDQFESEVESLSVQTRKKKGDKDQKQDRIEGLKRHIEKHRYHVRMLETILRMLDNDSILVDAIRKIKDDVEYYVDSSQDPDFEENEFLYDDLDLEDIPQALVATSPPSHSHMEDEIFNQSSSTPTSTTSSSPIPPSPANCTTENSEDDKKRGRSTDSEVSQSPAKNGSKPVHSSQHPQSPAMPPSYPPGPPPAASALSTASGNNGASTPAAPASALGPKASPAPSHGSGTPAPYAQAVAPPAPSGSSSTQPRPPSVQPGGGGGGGGGGGSGSSSNSSGGGGPGKQNGATSYSSVVADSPAEVALSSSGGSSASSQALGPPSGPHNPPPSTSKEPSAAASAGAGGVAPGSGNNTGGPSLLVPLPVNPPSSPTPSFSEAKAAGALLNGPPQFSTAPEIKAPEPLSSLKSMAERAAISSGIEDPVPALHLTERDIILSSTSAPPASAQPPLQLSEVNIPLSLGVCPLGPVPLTKEQLYQQAMEEAAWHHMPHPSDSERIRQYLPRNPCPTPPYHHQMPPPHSDTVEFYQRLSTETLFFIFYYLEGTKAQYLAAKALKKQSWRFHTKYMMWFQRHEEPKTITDEFEQGTYIYFDYEKWGQRKKEGFTFEYRYLEDRDLQ
- the CNOT3 gene encoding CCR4-NOT transcription complex subunit 3 isoform X2, which encodes MADKRKLQGEIDRCLKKVSEGVEQFEDIWQKLHNAANANQKEKYEADLKKEIKKLQRLRDQIKTWVASNEIKDKRQLIDNRKLIETQMERFKVVERETKTKAYSKEGLGLAQKVDPAQKEKEEVGQWLTNTIDTLNMQVDQFESEVESLSVQTRKKKGDKDKQDRIEGLKRHIEKHRYHVRMLETILRMLDNDSILVDAIRKIKDDVEYYVDSSQDPDFEENEFLYDDLDLEDIPQALVATSPPSHSHMEDEIFNQSSSTPTSTTSSSPIPPSPANCTTENSEDDKKRGRSTDSEVSQSPAKNGSKPVHSSQHPQSPAMPPSYPPGPPPAASALSTASGNNGASTPAAPASALGPKASPAPSHGSGTPAPYAQAVAPPAPSGSSSTQPRPPSVQPGGGGGGGGGGGSGSSSNSSGGGGPGKQNGATSYSSVVADSPAEVALSSSGGSSASSQALGPPSGPHNPPPSTSKEPSAAASAGAGGVAPGSGNNTGGPSLLVPLPVNPPSSPTPSFSEAKAAGALLNGPPQFSTAPEIKAPEPLSSLKSMAERAAISSGIEDPVPALHLTERDIILSSTSAPPASAQPPLQLSEVNIPLSLGVCPLGPVPLTKEQLYQQAMEEAAWHHMPHPSDSERIRQYLPRNPCPTPPYHHQMPPPHSDTVEFYQRLSTETLFFIFYYLEGTKAQYLAAKALKKQSWRFHTKYMMWFQRHEEPKTITDEFEQGTYIYFDYEKWGQRKKEGFTFEYRYLEDRDLQ